The following coding sequences are from one Macaca nemestrina isolate mMacNem1 chromosome 1, mMacNem.hap1, whole genome shotgun sequence window:
- the LOC105494946 gene encoding coiled-coil domain-containing protein 17 isoform X2, protein MDSHSGEPALLPCGTCDMVFCSSALLAAHTQRFCIGHSTQEKTFGAQASVATEPQGAAVVPQDLQGLPDQQASKSALKRLTEEEMRPWITEVPRVLAGPWTRSEVRPQSPMSEAVGSPSERLRALLRTRARRVAETEAQSWALQRRGQELSRRLQGVACTRGGISRLFGLEQEIGELRTEAGRTRGVLEVLGARIQELQAEPGNPLSSGRKAKLYSPVLKANPGTLAAEIGALREAYIRDGGRDPGVLGQIWQLQVEASALELQRSQTRRGRAGATSGELPIVEAENRRLEAEILALQMQRSQAALGPRDLRLLWGATLQPKGRRDPPLLSPPVAPPLPPLPGFTEPQLPGTMTRNLGLDPHFFLPTSDMLGPAPYDPGAGLVIFYDFLRGLEASWIWVQLRTGLARDGQDTGGTTALPPAICLPPPPAPGPMGNCAILASRQPVPRLPPSPSVSLVCELQVWQGLAWARAPQPKAWVSLGLFDQDQRVLSGRWRLPLRALPLDPSLSLRQLNGIPQADQAELFLRLVNARDAAVQTLAEINPASAHEYQYPPLVSSTSSPEANFLTPTSGFADPPPRTEEPLSGVKDRDEGLGPHHSSDLPPVSF, encoded by the exons ATGGACTCCCATTCTGGGGAGCCAGCGCTCCTGCCCTGTGGGACCTGTGACATGGTTTTCTGCTCCTCGGCTCTGTTAGCCGCCCACACACAGCGCTTCTGCATTGGCCACTCGACCCAAGAGAAGACATTTGGAGCACAGGCCTCAGTTGCCACTGAACCCCAAGGGGCCGCG GTTGTGCCACAAGATCTCCAGGGCCTCCCAGACCAGCAGGCCAGTAAATCTGCTCTAAAGAGGTTAACAGAGGAG GAAATGCGGCCCTGGATAACAGAGGTCCCCAGGGTGCTCGCGGGGCCCTGGACACGTTCCGAGGTGCGCCCTCAGAGTCCCATGTCCGAGGCGGTGGGAAGCCCCAGCGAGCGGCTGCGAGCGCTGCTCAGGACTCGCGCGAGGCGCGTGGCGGAGACGGAAGCGCAGAGCTGGGCCCTGCAGCGACGCGGCCAGG AACTGAGCCGGCGCCTCCAAGGTGTGGCCTGTACGCGGGGCGGGATATCCCGCCTCTTCGGCCTGGAGCAGGAGATTGGAGAACTACGAACTGAGGCCGGTAGGACGCGGGGAGTTCTAGAGGTGTTGGGAGCCCGCATTCAGGAGCTGCAGGCGGAGCCAGG GAACCCGCTGAGCTCCGGGCGAAAGGCAAAACTCTATTCTCCAGTGCTAAAGGCCAACCCGGGAACTCTGGCTGCCGAAATCGG GGCCCTGCGGGAGGCCTACATTCGAGACGGAGGTCGGGACCCCGGTGTGCTGGGCCAGATATGGCAGTTGCAGGTGGAGGCGTCTGCACTGGAGCTGCAGCGGTCGCAGACCCGCAGAG GAAGGGCAGGTGCCACCTCAGGGGAGCTTCCAATAGTGGAGGCTGAAAACCGGCGCCTGGAGGCAGAAATCTTGGCCTTGCAAATGCAGCGGAGTCAGGCAGCCTTGG GGCCCCGGGATCTGCGACTCCTGTGGGGTGCCACCCTACAACCGAAGGGGAGGAGAGATCCCCCACTCCTCTCACCGCCAGTggcaccaccactgccaccacttcCAGGCTTCACGGAG CCACAGCTTCCTGGAACAATGACCAGAAACCTGGGCCTGGACCCACACTTCTTCCTACCCACATCGGACATGCTGGGCCCTGCACCCTACGATCCTGG GGCTGGCCTGGTCATTTTCTATGATTTCCTGCGGGGCCTTGAGGCTTCCTGGATTTGGGTGCAACTAAGGACTGGCTTGGCACGCGATGGACAGGATACAGGAGGGACCACAGCATTGCCCCCAGCCATTTGCCTGCCCCCACCTCCTGCTCCCGGGCCCATGGGCAACTGTGCTATCCTTGCCAGCAGGCAGCCTGTGCCCAG ACTGCCACCCTCACCATCAGTATCTTTGGTCTGTGAGCTGCAGGTCTGGCAGGGCCTGGCATGGGCTAGGGCACCACAGCCAAAGGCTTGGGTCTCACTTGGGCTATTTGACCAAGATCAGCGGGTGCTAAGCGGCCGCTGGCGCCTCCCACTTCGGGCCCTTCCTCTGGACCCCAGCCTTAGCCTCAGGCAGCTGAATGGGATTCCTCAG GCAGATCAGGCTGAGCTCTTTCTGCGGCTGGTGAATGCAAGAGATGCAGCTGTCCAGACACTGGCAGAGATCAATCCAGCAAGTGCCCATGAGTACCAGTACCCACCTCTG GTGTCAAGCACATCTTCACCGGAAGCCAACTTCCTCACCCCCACATCTGGCTTTGCTGATCCCCCACCTCGTACAGAAGAGCCCCTCAGTGGAGTCAAGGATAGAGATGAGGGTTTGGGCCCTCACCACAGTTCTGACTTGCCCCCAGTGAGTTTCTGA
- the LOC105494946 gene encoding coiled-coil domain-containing protein 17 isoform X1, whose amino-acid sequence MDSHSGEPALLPCGTCDMVFCSSALLAAHTQRFCIGHSTQEKTFGAQASVATEPQGAAVVPQDLQGLPDQQASKSALKRLTEEEMRPWITEVPRVLAGPWTRSEVRPQSPMSEAVGSPSERLRALLRTRARRVAETEAQSWALQRRGQELSRRLQGVACTRGGISRLFGLEQEIGELRTEAGRTRGVLEVLGARIQELQAEPGNPLSSGRKAKLYSPVLKANPGTLAAEIGALREAYIRDGGRDPGVLGQIWQLQVEASALELQRSQTRRGRAGATSGELPIVEAENRRLEAEILALQMQRSQAALGPRDLRLLWGATLQPKGRRDPPLLSPPVAPPLPPLPGFTEPQLPGTMTRNLGLDPHFFLPTSDMLGPAPYDPGAGLVIFYDFLRGLEASWIWVQLRTGLARDGQDTGGTTALPPAICLPPPPAPGPMGNCAILASRQPVPRLPPSPSVSLVCELQVWQGLAWARAPQPKAWVSLGLFDQDQRVLSGRWRLPLRALPLDPSLSLRQLNGIPQVSVVGGDWAYSKVQVQYHFISPQADQAELFLRLVNARDAAVQTLAEINPASAHEYQYPPLVSSTSSPEANFLTPTSGFADPPPRTEEPLSGVKDRDEGLGPHHSSDLPPVSF is encoded by the exons ATGGACTCCCATTCTGGGGAGCCAGCGCTCCTGCCCTGTGGGACCTGTGACATGGTTTTCTGCTCCTCGGCTCTGTTAGCCGCCCACACACAGCGCTTCTGCATTGGCCACTCGACCCAAGAGAAGACATTTGGAGCACAGGCCTCAGTTGCCACTGAACCCCAAGGGGCCGCG GTTGTGCCACAAGATCTCCAGGGCCTCCCAGACCAGCAGGCCAGTAAATCTGCTCTAAAGAGGTTAACAGAGGAG GAAATGCGGCCCTGGATAACAGAGGTCCCCAGGGTGCTCGCGGGGCCCTGGACACGTTCCGAGGTGCGCCCTCAGAGTCCCATGTCCGAGGCGGTGGGAAGCCCCAGCGAGCGGCTGCGAGCGCTGCTCAGGACTCGCGCGAGGCGCGTGGCGGAGACGGAAGCGCAGAGCTGGGCCCTGCAGCGACGCGGCCAGG AACTGAGCCGGCGCCTCCAAGGTGTGGCCTGTACGCGGGGCGGGATATCCCGCCTCTTCGGCCTGGAGCAGGAGATTGGAGAACTACGAACTGAGGCCGGTAGGACGCGGGGAGTTCTAGAGGTGTTGGGAGCCCGCATTCAGGAGCTGCAGGCGGAGCCAGG GAACCCGCTGAGCTCCGGGCGAAAGGCAAAACTCTATTCTCCAGTGCTAAAGGCCAACCCGGGAACTCTGGCTGCCGAAATCGG GGCCCTGCGGGAGGCCTACATTCGAGACGGAGGTCGGGACCCCGGTGTGCTGGGCCAGATATGGCAGTTGCAGGTGGAGGCGTCTGCACTGGAGCTGCAGCGGTCGCAGACCCGCAGAG GAAGGGCAGGTGCCACCTCAGGGGAGCTTCCAATAGTGGAGGCTGAAAACCGGCGCCTGGAGGCAGAAATCTTGGCCTTGCAAATGCAGCGGAGTCAGGCAGCCTTGG GGCCCCGGGATCTGCGACTCCTGTGGGGTGCCACCCTACAACCGAAGGGGAGGAGAGATCCCCCACTCCTCTCACCGCCAGTggcaccaccactgccaccacttcCAGGCTTCACGGAG CCACAGCTTCCTGGAACAATGACCAGAAACCTGGGCCTGGACCCACACTTCTTCCTACCCACATCGGACATGCTGGGCCCTGCACCCTACGATCCTGG GGCTGGCCTGGTCATTTTCTATGATTTCCTGCGGGGCCTTGAGGCTTCCTGGATTTGGGTGCAACTAAGGACTGGCTTGGCACGCGATGGACAGGATACAGGAGGGACCACAGCATTGCCCCCAGCCATTTGCCTGCCCCCACCTCCTGCTCCCGGGCCCATGGGCAACTGTGCTATCCTTGCCAGCAGGCAGCCTGTGCCCAG ACTGCCACCCTCACCATCAGTATCTTTGGTCTGTGAGCTGCAGGTCTGGCAGGGCCTGGCATGGGCTAGGGCACCACAGCCAAAGGCTTGGGTCTCACTTGGGCTATTTGACCAAGATCAGCGGGTGCTAAGCGGCCGCTGGCGCCTCCCACTTCGGGCCCTTCCTCTGGACCCCAGCCTTAGCCTCAGGCAGCTGAATGGGATTCCTCAGGTGAGTGTGGTGGGTGGGGATTGGGCATACAGCAAGGTACAAGTGCAATACCATTTCATCTCTCCTCAGGCAGATCAGGCTGAGCTCTTTCTGCGGCTGGTGAATGCAAGAGATGCAGCTGTCCAGACACTGGCAGAGATCAATCCAGCAAGTGCCCATGAGTACCAGTACCCACCTCTG GTGTCAAGCACATCTTCACCGGAAGCCAACTTCCTCACCCCCACATCTGGCTTTGCTGATCCCCCACCTCGTACAGAAGAGCCCCTCAGTGGAGTCAAGGATAGAGATGAGGGTTTGGGCCCTCACCACAGTTCTGACTTGCCCCCAGTGAGTTTCTGA
- the LOC105494946 gene encoding coiled-coil domain-containing protein 17 isoform X3 → MDSHSGEPALLPCGTCDMVFCSSALLAAHTQRFCIGHSTQEKTFGAQASVATEPQGAAVVPQDLQGLPDQQASKSALKRLTEEEMRPWITEVPRVLAGPWTRSEVRPQSPMSEAVGSPSERLRALLRTRARRVAETEAQSWALQRRGQELSRRLQGVACTRGGISRLFGLEQEIGELRTEAGRTRGVLEVLGARIQELQAEPGNPLSSGRKAKLYSPVLKANPGTLAAEIGALREAYIRDGGRDPGVLGQIWQLQVEASALELQRSQTRRGRAGATSGELPIVEAENRRLEAEILALQMQRSQAALGPRDLRLLWGATLQPKGRRDPPLLSPPVAPPLPPLPGFTEPQLPGTMTRNLGLDPHFFLPTSDMLGPAPYDPGLPPSPSVSLVCELQVWQGLAWARAPQPKAWVSLGLFDQDQRVLSGRWRLPLRALPLDPSLSLRQLNGIPQVSVVGGDWAYSKVQVQYHFISPQADQAELFLRLVNARDAAVQTLAEINPASAHEYQYPPLVSSTSSPEANFLTPTSGFADPPPRTEEPLSGVKDRDEGLGPHHSSDLPPVSF, encoded by the exons ATGGACTCCCATTCTGGGGAGCCAGCGCTCCTGCCCTGTGGGACCTGTGACATGGTTTTCTGCTCCTCGGCTCTGTTAGCCGCCCACACACAGCGCTTCTGCATTGGCCACTCGACCCAAGAGAAGACATTTGGAGCACAGGCCTCAGTTGCCACTGAACCCCAAGGGGCCGCG GTTGTGCCACAAGATCTCCAGGGCCTCCCAGACCAGCAGGCCAGTAAATCTGCTCTAAAGAGGTTAACAGAGGAG GAAATGCGGCCCTGGATAACAGAGGTCCCCAGGGTGCTCGCGGGGCCCTGGACACGTTCCGAGGTGCGCCCTCAGAGTCCCATGTCCGAGGCGGTGGGAAGCCCCAGCGAGCGGCTGCGAGCGCTGCTCAGGACTCGCGCGAGGCGCGTGGCGGAGACGGAAGCGCAGAGCTGGGCCCTGCAGCGACGCGGCCAGG AACTGAGCCGGCGCCTCCAAGGTGTGGCCTGTACGCGGGGCGGGATATCCCGCCTCTTCGGCCTGGAGCAGGAGATTGGAGAACTACGAACTGAGGCCGGTAGGACGCGGGGAGTTCTAGAGGTGTTGGGAGCCCGCATTCAGGAGCTGCAGGCGGAGCCAGG GAACCCGCTGAGCTCCGGGCGAAAGGCAAAACTCTATTCTCCAGTGCTAAAGGCCAACCCGGGAACTCTGGCTGCCGAAATCGG GGCCCTGCGGGAGGCCTACATTCGAGACGGAGGTCGGGACCCCGGTGTGCTGGGCCAGATATGGCAGTTGCAGGTGGAGGCGTCTGCACTGGAGCTGCAGCGGTCGCAGACCCGCAGAG GAAGGGCAGGTGCCACCTCAGGGGAGCTTCCAATAGTGGAGGCTGAAAACCGGCGCCTGGAGGCAGAAATCTTGGCCTTGCAAATGCAGCGGAGTCAGGCAGCCTTGG GGCCCCGGGATCTGCGACTCCTGTGGGGTGCCACCCTACAACCGAAGGGGAGGAGAGATCCCCCACTCCTCTCACCGCCAGTggcaccaccactgccaccacttcCAGGCTTCACGGAG CCACAGCTTCCTGGAACAATGACCAGAAACCTGGGCCTGGACCCACACTTCTTCCTACCCACATCGGACATGCTGGGCCCTGCACCCTACGATCCTGG ACTGCCACCCTCACCATCAGTATCTTTGGTCTGTGAGCTGCAGGTCTGGCAGGGCCTGGCATGGGCTAGGGCACCACAGCCAAAGGCTTGGGTCTCACTTGGGCTATTTGACCAAGATCAGCGGGTGCTAAGCGGCCGCTGGCGCCTCCCACTTCGGGCCCTTCCTCTGGACCCCAGCCTTAGCCTCAGGCAGCTGAATGGGATTCCTCAGGTGAGTGTGGTGGGTGGGGATTGGGCATACAGCAAGGTACAAGTGCAATACCATTTCATCTCTCCTCAGGCAGATCAGGCTGAGCTCTTTCTGCGGCTGGTGAATGCAAGAGATGCAGCTGTCCAGACACTGGCAGAGATCAATCCAGCAAGTGCCCATGAGTACCAGTACCCACCTCTG GTGTCAAGCACATCTTCACCGGAAGCCAACTTCCTCACCCCCACATCTGGCTTTGCTGATCCCCCACCTCGTACAGAAGAGCCCCTCAGTGGAGTCAAGGATAGAGATGAGGGTTTGGGCCCTCACCACAGTTCTGACTTGCCCCCAGTGAGTTTCTGA